From a single Stigmatopora argus isolate UIUO_Sarg chromosome 4, RoL_Sarg_1.0, whole genome shotgun sequence genomic region:
- the fxyd3 gene encoding phospholemman isoform X2, producing MSSKICALVLMTTISLVFAEEQNPEDDPFTFDYHRLRVGGLILAAVLCLIGITILFSGHCRCKFKPDKRRRAGSNTKEMLNDQGRACDC from the exons ATGTCATCAAAGATCTGTGCTTTGGTGTTGATGACAA CCATCTCCCTCGTGTTTGCGGAAGAGCAAAATC CTGAAGACGACCCATTTACTTTTG ATTACCACAGACTGCGTGTTGGAGGTCTGATTCTAGCAGCTGTCCTTTGTCTCATTGGAATTACCATCCTGTTCA gtggccACTGCAGGTGCAAGTTCAAGCCGGATAAGAG GAGGAGGGCAGGAAGCAACACAAAAGAAATGCTCAACGACCAAG GTCGTGCCTGTGATTGCTAG
- the fxyd3 gene encoding phospholemman isoform X1, whose product MSSKICALVLMTTISLVFAEEQNPEDDPFTFDYHRLRVGGLILAAVLCLIGITILFSGHCRCKFKPDKSRRRAGSNTKEMLNDQGRACDC is encoded by the exons ATGTCATCAAAGATCTGTGCTTTGGTGTTGATGACAA CCATCTCCCTCGTGTTTGCGGAAGAGCAAAATC CTGAAGACGACCCATTTACTTTTG ATTACCACAGACTGCGTGTTGGAGGTCTGATTCTAGCAGCTGTCCTTTGTCTCATTGGAATTACCATCCTGTTCA gtggccACTGCAGGTGCAAGTTCAAGCCGGATAAGAG CAGGAGGAGGGCAGGAAGCAACACAAAAGAAATGCTCAACGACCAAG GTCGTGCCTGTGATTGCTAG